A window of Zingiber officinale cultivar Zhangliang chromosome 5A, Zo_v1.1, whole genome shotgun sequence contains these coding sequences:
- the LOC121981225 gene encoding CTP synthase-like isoform X1, translating into MKYVLVTGGVVSGLGKGVTASSIGLLLKECGLRITAIKIDPYLNTDAGTMSPFEHGEVFVLDDGGEVDLDLGNYERFLDIKLTSDNNITTGKIFQHVINKERKGDYLGKTVQVVPHITDAIQEWIERVAMIPVDGREGPADVCVIELGGTIGATIFSRHNESSILDAGDIESMPFIEAMSQFSHRVGSGNFYLVHVSLVPVLNVVGEQKTKPTQHSVRGLRGLGLTPNILACRTTKPLDDNIKEKLSQFCHVPLENIITLPDVTNIWHIPLLLREQKAHEALIKTLNLQGIVKEPLLEEWSVHARICDALHDPVRIAIVGKYTGLSDSYISVLEALLHASTACKKKLVVDWVPSSDLEDNTTLEALELHKAAWKQLKGANAVLVPGGFGDRGVEGKILAAKYARENHVPFLGICLGMQIAVVEFARSVMNLQDANSTEFDPHTTNPCIIFMPEGSKTHKGGTMRVGSRRTYFDVTDSKSAKLYGNPNFVDERHRHRYEINPDKVAEFEKAGLEFVGKDETRRRMEIVELPNHPYFVGVQFHPEFKSRPGKPSPLFLGLVEAACGKLDCLPVNAAHLSNSPKRAMSPANAYENGNPKKPAKSFSHRKIFPNANGVHA; encoded by the exons ATGAAGTATGTCTTGGTGACGGGAGGGGTGGTCAGCGGGCTGGGGAAAGGGGTCACTGCCAGCAGCATTGGGCTCCTCCTCAAGGAATGCGGACTCCGCATCACGGCGATAAAGATCG ATCCTTATCTGAATACTGATGCTGGGACAATGTCTCCATTTGAGCATGGAGAAGTATTTGTCTTAGATGACGGTGGCGAG GTGGACTTGGATCTTGGAAACTATGAAAGATTTCTTGATATAAAATTAACTAGTGACAACAACATCACAACTGGAAAGATCTTTCAG CATGTCATCAACAAGGAGAGGAAGGGAGATTATTTAGGAAAGACAGTCCAG GTTGTTCCACACATTACAGATGCTATACAAGAGTGGATTGAACGTGTAGCTATGATACCTGTGGATGGAAGAGAAGGCCCTGCTGATGTTTGTGTTATAGAATTGGGTGGAACTATAG GAGCTACGATCTTTTCACGGCATAATGAGAGTAGCATTCTTGATGCAGGGGACATAGAATCTATGCCATTTATAGAGGCTATGAGTCAGTTCTCTCACAGAGTAG GATCTGGGAATTTTTACCTAGTTCATGTCAGTCTTGTTCCGGTTCTAAATGTAGTCGGTGAGCAG AAAACTAAGCCAACACAACATAGTGTTCGGGGCCTAAGAGGTCTTGGATTGACACCAAATATTTTGGCCTGTCGGACTACCAAG CCTCTGGATGACAACATAAAAGAGAAGCTTTCACAATTTTGTCACGTTCCA CTTGAAAATATTATTACACTCCCTGATGTCACAAACATTTGGCACATTCCTTTGTTGTTGAGG GAGCAGAAGGCACATGAAGCTCTAATAAAGACATTGAACCTTCAAGG GATAGTTAAGGAGCCTTTGTTGGAAGAATGGTCTGTGCATGCTAGAATTTGTGATGCTTTGCATGATCCT GTCAGGATTGCCATAGTTGGAAAATATACTGGCCTTTCTGATTCTTACATCTCCGTGTTGGAG GCACTTTTGCATGCTTCCACTGCTTGCAAGAAGAAACTTGTGGTGGACTGGGTTCCATCTTCTGACCTGGAAGACAATACTACCCTAGAA GCACTTGAACTTCACAAGGCAGCATGGAAACAGTTGAAG GGTGCAAATGCTGTACTAGTCCCAGGAGGTTTTGGAGATAGGGGTGTGGAAGGAAAAATTCTTGCTGCTAAATATGCCCGTGAAAACCATGTTCCATTTCTTGGAATTTGTCTTGGCATGCAAATTGCTGTGGTGGAATTTGCTCGGTCTGTGATGAATTTGCAGGATGCAAATAGCACAGAATTTGATCCTCACACAACAAATCCCTGCATAATTTTCATGCCGGAG GGCTCAAAAACTCATAAGGGAGGTACAATGCGAGTTGGATCAAGGAGAACATATTTTGATGTTACAGATTCCAAATCTGCAAAACT GTATGGCAATCCTAACTTTGTGGATGAAAGACATCGACATAGATATGAG ATAAACCCTGACAAGGTTGCAGAATTTGAAAAAGCTGGTCTTGAATTTGTTGGTAAAGATGAAACCAGAAGACGTATGGAG ATTGTTGAATTGCCTAATCATCCATATTTCGTCGGTGTCCAATTTCATCCAGAGTTCAAATCAAGGCCCGGAAAACCTTCTCCTCTTTTCTTAG GACTGGTCGAGGCTGCATGTGGAAAGCTTGACTGTCTGCCGGTAAACGCTGCCCATCTTAGCAACTCACCCAAACGAGCTATGTCCCctgcaaatgcttatgaaaatgGGAACCCGAAGAAGCCGGCTAAGAGCTTTTCACATAGAAAAATCTTCCCCAATGCCAATGGTGTGCATGCATGA
- the LOC121981225 gene encoding CTP synthase-like isoform X2: protein MKYVLVTGGVVSGLGKGVTASSIGLLLKECGLRITAIKIDPYLNTDAGTMSPFEHGEVFVLDDGGEVDLDLGNYERFLDIKLTSDNNITTGKIFQHVINKERKGDYLGKTVQVVPHITDAIQEWIERVAMIPVDGREGPADVCVIELGGTIGDIESMPFIEAMSQFSHRVGSGNFYLVHVSLVPVLNVVGEQKTKPTQHSVRGLRGLGLTPNILACRTTKPLDDNIKEKLSQFCHVPLENIITLPDVTNIWHIPLLLREQKAHEALIKTLNLQGIVKEPLLEEWSVHARICDALHDPVRIAIVGKYTGLSDSYISVLEALLHASTACKKKLVVDWVPSSDLEDNTTLEALELHKAAWKQLKGANAVLVPGGFGDRGVEGKILAAKYARENHVPFLGICLGMQIAVVEFARSVMNLQDANSTEFDPHTTNPCIIFMPEGSKTHKGGTMRVGSRRTYFDVTDSKSAKLYGNPNFVDERHRHRYEINPDKVAEFEKAGLEFVGKDETRRRMEIVELPNHPYFVGVQFHPEFKSRPGKPSPLFLGLVEAACGKLDCLPVNAAHLSNSPKRAMSPANAYENGNPKKPAKSFSHRKIFPNANGVHA from the exons ATGAAGTATGTCTTGGTGACGGGAGGGGTGGTCAGCGGGCTGGGGAAAGGGGTCACTGCCAGCAGCATTGGGCTCCTCCTCAAGGAATGCGGACTCCGCATCACGGCGATAAAGATCG ATCCTTATCTGAATACTGATGCTGGGACAATGTCTCCATTTGAGCATGGAGAAGTATTTGTCTTAGATGACGGTGGCGAG GTGGACTTGGATCTTGGAAACTATGAAAGATTTCTTGATATAAAATTAACTAGTGACAACAACATCACAACTGGAAAGATCTTTCAG CATGTCATCAACAAGGAGAGGAAGGGAGATTATTTAGGAAAGACAGTCCAG GTTGTTCCACACATTACAGATGCTATACAAGAGTGGATTGAACGTGTAGCTATGATACCTGTGGATGGAAGAGAAGGCCCTGCTGATGTTTGTGTTATAGAATTGGGTGGAACTATAG GGGACATAGAATCTATGCCATTTATAGAGGCTATGAGTCAGTTCTCTCACAGAGTAG GATCTGGGAATTTTTACCTAGTTCATGTCAGTCTTGTTCCGGTTCTAAATGTAGTCGGTGAGCAG AAAACTAAGCCAACACAACATAGTGTTCGGGGCCTAAGAGGTCTTGGATTGACACCAAATATTTTGGCCTGTCGGACTACCAAG CCTCTGGATGACAACATAAAAGAGAAGCTTTCACAATTTTGTCACGTTCCA CTTGAAAATATTATTACACTCCCTGATGTCACAAACATTTGGCACATTCCTTTGTTGTTGAGG GAGCAGAAGGCACATGAAGCTCTAATAAAGACATTGAACCTTCAAGG GATAGTTAAGGAGCCTTTGTTGGAAGAATGGTCTGTGCATGCTAGAATTTGTGATGCTTTGCATGATCCT GTCAGGATTGCCATAGTTGGAAAATATACTGGCCTTTCTGATTCTTACATCTCCGTGTTGGAG GCACTTTTGCATGCTTCCACTGCTTGCAAGAAGAAACTTGTGGTGGACTGGGTTCCATCTTCTGACCTGGAAGACAATACTACCCTAGAA GCACTTGAACTTCACAAGGCAGCATGGAAACAGTTGAAG GGTGCAAATGCTGTACTAGTCCCAGGAGGTTTTGGAGATAGGGGTGTGGAAGGAAAAATTCTTGCTGCTAAATATGCCCGTGAAAACCATGTTCCATTTCTTGGAATTTGTCTTGGCATGCAAATTGCTGTGGTGGAATTTGCTCGGTCTGTGATGAATTTGCAGGATGCAAATAGCACAGAATTTGATCCTCACACAACAAATCCCTGCATAATTTTCATGCCGGAG GGCTCAAAAACTCATAAGGGAGGTACAATGCGAGTTGGATCAAGGAGAACATATTTTGATGTTACAGATTCCAAATCTGCAAAACT GTATGGCAATCCTAACTTTGTGGATGAAAGACATCGACATAGATATGAG ATAAACCCTGACAAGGTTGCAGAATTTGAAAAAGCTGGTCTTGAATTTGTTGGTAAAGATGAAACCAGAAGACGTATGGAG ATTGTTGAATTGCCTAATCATCCATATTTCGTCGGTGTCCAATTTCATCCAGAGTTCAAATCAAGGCCCGGAAAACCTTCTCCTCTTTTCTTAG GACTGGTCGAGGCTGCATGTGGAAAGCTTGACTGTCTGCCGGTAAACGCTGCCCATCTTAGCAACTCACCCAAACGAGCTATGTCCCctgcaaatgcttatgaaaatgGGAACCCGAAGAAGCCGGCTAAGAGCTTTTCACATAGAAAAATCTTCCCCAATGCCAATGGTGTGCATGCATGA
- the LOC121981225 gene encoding CTP synthase-like isoform X3 — protein MIPVDGREGPADVCVIELGGTIGATIFSRHNESSILDAGDIESMPFIEAMSQFSHRVGSGNFYLVHVSLVPVLNVVGEQKTKPTQHSVRGLRGLGLTPNILACRTTKPLDDNIKEKLSQFCHVPLENIITLPDVTNIWHIPLLLREQKAHEALIKTLNLQGIVKEPLLEEWSVHARICDALHDPVRIAIVGKYTGLSDSYISVLEALLHASTACKKKLVVDWVPSSDLEDNTTLEALELHKAAWKQLKGANAVLVPGGFGDRGVEGKILAAKYARENHVPFLGICLGMQIAVVEFARSVMNLQDANSTEFDPHTTNPCIIFMPEGSKTHKGGTMRVGSRRTYFDVTDSKSAKLYGNPNFVDERHRHRYEINPDKVAEFEKAGLEFVGKDETRRRMEIVELPNHPYFVGVQFHPEFKSRPGKPSPLFLGLVEAACGKLDCLPVNAAHLSNSPKRAMSPANAYENGNPKKPAKSFSHRKIFPNANGVHA, from the exons ATGATACCTGTGGATGGAAGAGAAGGCCCTGCTGATGTTTGTGTTATAGAATTGGGTGGAACTATAG GAGCTACGATCTTTTCACGGCATAATGAGAGTAGCATTCTTGATGCAGGGGACATAGAATCTATGCCATTTATAGAGGCTATGAGTCAGTTCTCTCACAGAGTAG GATCTGGGAATTTTTACCTAGTTCATGTCAGTCTTGTTCCGGTTCTAAATGTAGTCGGTGAGCAG AAAACTAAGCCAACACAACATAGTGTTCGGGGCCTAAGAGGTCTTGGATTGACACCAAATATTTTGGCCTGTCGGACTACCAAG CCTCTGGATGACAACATAAAAGAGAAGCTTTCACAATTTTGTCACGTTCCA CTTGAAAATATTATTACACTCCCTGATGTCACAAACATTTGGCACATTCCTTTGTTGTTGAGG GAGCAGAAGGCACATGAAGCTCTAATAAAGACATTGAACCTTCAAGG GATAGTTAAGGAGCCTTTGTTGGAAGAATGGTCTGTGCATGCTAGAATTTGTGATGCTTTGCATGATCCT GTCAGGATTGCCATAGTTGGAAAATATACTGGCCTTTCTGATTCTTACATCTCCGTGTTGGAG GCACTTTTGCATGCTTCCACTGCTTGCAAGAAGAAACTTGTGGTGGACTGGGTTCCATCTTCTGACCTGGAAGACAATACTACCCTAGAA GCACTTGAACTTCACAAGGCAGCATGGAAACAGTTGAAG GGTGCAAATGCTGTACTAGTCCCAGGAGGTTTTGGAGATAGGGGTGTGGAAGGAAAAATTCTTGCTGCTAAATATGCCCGTGAAAACCATGTTCCATTTCTTGGAATTTGTCTTGGCATGCAAATTGCTGTGGTGGAATTTGCTCGGTCTGTGATGAATTTGCAGGATGCAAATAGCACAGAATTTGATCCTCACACAACAAATCCCTGCATAATTTTCATGCCGGAG GGCTCAAAAACTCATAAGGGAGGTACAATGCGAGTTGGATCAAGGAGAACATATTTTGATGTTACAGATTCCAAATCTGCAAAACT GTATGGCAATCCTAACTTTGTGGATGAAAGACATCGACATAGATATGAG ATAAACCCTGACAAGGTTGCAGAATTTGAAAAAGCTGGTCTTGAATTTGTTGGTAAAGATGAAACCAGAAGACGTATGGAG ATTGTTGAATTGCCTAATCATCCATATTTCGTCGGTGTCCAATTTCATCCAGAGTTCAAATCAAGGCCCGGAAAACCTTCTCCTCTTTTCTTAG GACTGGTCGAGGCTGCATGTGGAAAGCTTGACTGTCTGCCGGTAAACGCTGCCCATCTTAGCAACTCACCCAAACGAGCTATGTCCCctgcaaatgcttatgaaaatgGGAACCCGAAGAAGCCGGCTAAGAGCTTTTCACATAGAAAAATCTTCCCCAATGCCAATGGTGTGCATGCATGA